A window of Thiocapsa bogorovii genomic DNA:
GCCACAACTCCCGGTTGCGCAGCGAGGGTCGGCGCCGTGCGGACGCTCGGGAGTGGACTCACGCCGTCGAACAGCCCGGGGACGACGAAAACCGCGAGAAAGGCGGCTGCTGCCGCGAGCGCCACGGCTGCGACCGGCCTCTTGGCCTTCGGCGGCTTCGCATCGCCGCGGGGCGGGGCCAAGACCGTCGGCTCATGCGCGATGCGTTCGCGAACCACATCGGCAACACCTCGACGGGTTGCGTGAACGGACTCGCCCCGAATCGCCAGACCAATCGTATGGTAGCGCTCCCATGTACCTCGCAGGCCCGGATTGCCTGCCATGGCATCGACCAGTCGCGCGGTGCCGGCGGGATCGAGCTCGCCGTCCTGAAGCTCGGAAATGCGTTGTCGTAGCTCGTCGCTCATTGCTTCATGCCTGGGCTGAGAAGTCGTGTCGTTGGGATGGCCGTCGTCGCGCCCGGATCTCGAGATCGCGGGCCCGGCGAGCTGGCCGATGAGGAAACCGCACCGCATCTGGAGCAATCGTCCTCGCTGCCTGTTTGACGCGTCGGGATCATCATGGTTCGAGGAGCGGCCTCAACCGCTTGTCGATTGCGTCGCGGGCCCGGAAGATGCGTGAGCGCACTGTACCGATCGGGCACGCCATTGCGGTCGCGATCTCTTCGTAGCTCATACCCTCGAGCTCGCGCAGAACAATGGCCGTGCGCAGATCGTCGGGGAGGTCGTCGAGCGCGCGCTGAACCGTTTGTGCGATCTCTTCGGTCAGAGCGAGCCGTTCGGGCGTCCCCGAGTCACGAAGGCGAACGCCCATATCCATTTGCTCGGCGACCTCGGCCTCGACATCGTCTCCCGGAGGACGACGTCCCTGTGCCACTAAGTGATTCTTTACCGTGTTCACCGCGATGCGATACAGCCAGGTGTAAAACGCACTCTCGCCGCGAAACGCAGGGAGTGCGCGATATGCCTTCAGGAAGGCATCCTGACTGACGTCCATCACCTCGCTCGGGTCGCGGACGTAGCGGGAAATCAGGTTTGCCACCCTCTGCTGATACTTCAACACCAGCAAGTCGAACGCGCGCTTGTCTCCGTTCTGGGCGCGCGTCACAAGCTCCTGATCGGCGGTGCGCTCAGACATGGACACGAGCCTTGGCGCTGCTGACCAGCAATCCCGTTGGCATGGACAATTCCCCGATTCGGAAGTTCGTGAGCCTCCTCAATTGCGGCCGAGGCCCCCTAAAAAAAGCGACAAACCTTGATCCCGCCCATGAAATGGGCGAGTTTACGGCGAACCGCGCCGATCACCCAAACTCAACCCGATCACGTTGGGGATCGAAGGGTCGCCAAGACGTCGAACCTCAACACGTCGCCGACCTCGACGCCCGTGAGATCCCCAAACGAAGGTTCCGATCATGCCAACCACGCCTTACCGCCACGACGTCCTGATTCTCGGCAGCGGCGCCGCGGGACTAAGCCTCGCACTGCGACTGCACGAGGATCTGTCGGTCGCCGTCATCTCCAAGCGCGAGCTCAAAGAAGGAAGCACGCTCTATGCGCAAGGCGGCATTTCGGCCGTGCTGGATGCGACGGACTCGATCGAATCGCACGTCCAGGACACCCTCAAGGCCGGCGCCGGGCTCTGCGACCGTCGCGTGGTTAAGCACATCGTTGAGCGCGGACCGGACAACATCCGCTGGTTACTCGATCAGGGCGTGGAGTTTACACGCGATGAGGCAAGCGCATCGACAGGCGGCTATCACCTGACCCGCGAAGGGGGCCACACCCATCGCCGCGTCATCCACGCCGCCGACGCAACCGGCCGAGCAGTGTCGACGACGCTCGAGGCACAGGTGCGTAACAAGCCGAACGTCACGCTGTTCGAGGAGCACATCGCGGTCGATCTCATCACCTCCAAACATCGCCCCGGCAAGAAAGACCACCGCTGTCTAGGCGCCTACATCCTTGATCTGGGCACGGGACAGGTCGAAGTCCACCTTGCACGTTTTGTCGTCTTGGCGACCGGGGGCGCAAACAAGGTCTATCTCTACACCAGCAACCCCGATGTCTCAACCGGCGACGGCATCGCAATGGCCTGGCGAGCCGGGTGTCGGGTGGCGAACATGGAATTCATGCAGTTTCACCCGACCTGCCTCTATCACGCCGAGGCGCGTTCCTTTCTGATTACCGAGGCGCTGCGCGGGGAAGGCGCACGTTTACTGTTGCCCGACGGAGAGCGCTTCATGCCCCGGTTCGACCCACGTGCCGAGCTCGCCCCGCGCGACATCGTGGCACGCGCCATCGACCATGAGATGAAGCGGCTCGGGACCGCTTGTGTCTATCTCGATATCTCGCATCGTCCCGCCGATTTCGTCATCGAGCACTTCCCGACCATCCACCGTCGCTGCCTCGAGCTCGGCATCGACATCACAACCGACCCCATACCGGTGGTCCCGGCGGCACATTACACGTGCGGCGGCGTGATGGTCGATGACCGAGCCCGTACCGATCTACCCGGCCTCTACGCCAGCGGCGAGACCGCCTACACGGGCCTGCACGGGGCGAACCGGATGGCGAGCAATTCCCTTCTCGAGTGCCTGGTGTACTCCGAGCTGGCGGCCGAAGACATCGCACGCCTGATGAACGACATTCCGCAGCCGCCCGAGGTGCAGCCCTGGGACGAGAGCCGGGTCACCGAGCCGGATGAAGAGGTCGTGGTAACACACAACTGGGACGAGCTGCGTCGCTTTATGTGGGACTACGTCGGCATCGTGCGCACCAACAAACGCCTGCGCCGCGCCAAGCGCCGTGCGGACTTGCTCCAACAGGAGGTCATCGAGTACTACAGCAAGTTCAGGGTCAGCAACGACCTGATCGAGCTGCGCAACCTGCTCGAGGTCGCGGACCTGATCATCCAATCGGCGCTGCGCCGACGCGAGAGTCGCGGGCTGCACTACACCCTGGATTTTCCGGACAAGGACACGACCCAGCGCACCCCGACCATTCTGATCCCGGACACTTACAGACCACGACACGGCGAGTGAGCAAAAAGCCACCGCCGAGCTGTTGACTGAACCGTTTGTGTCACCCCGACGCGCCCTGCCGGGGCCGTGATGTGGATGTGGTGACGAAGGAACCGCTCCGATGCCCGGTGCGGTCGTCGCACTACCCGTTGAGCACGGTGCGGTTCGTACCTCACCGCACCTACGCGCTGAGTCAATCCTCAAGATTGACCCAGGTCGAAGGCGGCCGTTTTCGAACTAGGCTATATTGCCTCGTTACGTCGGAACGATTACAGAGTCTGGCGCGCACCGGGTTTCGCTGTCCAAATGACGATGCGCCATCCCGGATCGAACGTCGAGCACCCGCGGCACAACGGCACTGCCCGGCCCCGAAGCGGTTCCTAGGAGTTCCGCCCGACATCCTCTGAAACTGGAGAACGATCAAGATGACCGACTATGTCCGCTGGCTGAGCGAGCTCGGAATGGACGACGTCCCCGTCGTCGGCGGCAAGAACGCGTCGCTCGGCGAGATGATCCAGAACCTCACCGACGTGGACGTTCAGGTGCCGGGCGGGTTCGCGACGACCGCCGACGCCTACCGCGAGTTTCTCGCCAAAGACGGACTGGACGAGCGCATCCAAACGGTCCTCGACGCATTGGACGTCGACGACGTCACGGCGCTCTCCCAAGCCGGTCCACGCATCCGCGGCTGGGTCATGGAGCAGCCCTTCCCGGCGGCACTGGAAGCGGCGATCGACGACGCCTTCGCCCGCCTCACCGCAGAAGCCGGCACCGCTGCGGTCTCCTGGGCCGTGCGCTCTTCGGCCACCGCCGAGGATCTGCCCGACGCCTCCTTTGCGGGTCAGCAAGAAACCTTCCTCAACGTCGAGGGTCTGGACAACATCAAACACCGGATTAAGGAGGTCTTCGCCTCCCTGTTCAACGACCGGGCCATCTCCTATCGCGTGCACCAGGGCTTCGAGCACCGCAATGTCGCCCTCTCGGCCGGCATTCAGCGCATGGTGCGCAGCGATCTGGCCGCCTCCGGCGTCATGTTCACCCTGGATACCGAATCGGGCTTTCGCGACGCCGTCTTCATCACCTCGAGCTACGGACTCGGCGAGATGGTCGTACAGGGCGCGGTCAACCCGGACGAGTTCTACGTCCACAAGCCGACGCTGGCTGCCGGCCGTCCCGCGATCCTGCGACGCAGTGTCGGCGACAAGGCGATCCGAATGGTCTACGACGACGCAGCGGGCGCCAAAAGCCCGGTGCGCACCGAAGACGTCCCGGATGCCGACCGCCCACGCTTCAGCATCACCGACGCCGAGGTCGAGCAGCTCGCGCGGCAAGCCGTTCTGATCGAGCAGCACTACGGCCGCCCGATGGACATCGAATGGGCGAAAGACGGCAACGACGGCAAGCTCTACGTCGTGCAGGCGCGTCCCGAGACCGTCCAGAGCCGCTCGGGCAACATCATCGAGCGCTACGTCCTGCGCGAGAAGGGTCCGGTGCTCACCACCGGACGCAGCATCGGCAGCCGTATCGGCGCCGGCGCGGCCAAGATCGTCTCGAGCATCGCCGACATGCATCGCGTCGAGGCCGGCGACGTCCTTATCACCGACATGACCGATCCGGATTGGGAGCCGGTCATGAAGCGCGCGGCAGCGATCGTTACCAACCGCGGCGGGCGCACCTGTCATGCTGCCATCATCGCCCGCGAGCTGGGTGTACCCGCCGTGGTCGGCTGCAACGACGCGACCGAGGTGGTGAAGGATGGCCAGCTCGTCACCGTCAGCTGCGCGGAGGGCGACACCGGCCTTATCTACGACGGCAAGCTGGCGTTCGACTACAAGACCGTGGAGCTCTCGGCCATGCCCGAGATCCCGGTCAAGATCATGATGAACGTCGGCAACCCGGACCGCGCCTTCGCCTTTGCGGCGACGCCGAACGCCGGTATCGGTCTTGCGCGTCTGGAATTCATCATCAATAACATGATCGGAATCCATCCAAAGGCGCTGCTCGAATTCGACCAGCTCCCGGCAGACCTCAAGGCCAAGATCGCGCCACGGATCGCCGCCTACGCGAGTCCGCGCGAGTTCTACATCGCCAAGCTTGCCGAGGGCATCTCAACCTTGGCAGCCGCCTTCGCTCCCAACACGGTCATCGTGCGCATGTCGGACTTCAAGTCCAACGAGTACGCCAACCTGGTCGGCGGAACCCGCTACGAACCCGAGGAAGAGAACCCGATGATCGGGTTCCGCGGGGCCGGACGCTACGTGGCGGAGAACTTCAAGGACTGCTTCGAGCTCGAGTGCGAGGCGCTCAAGCGGGTGCGCGACGACATGGGTCTGACCAACGTCGAGATCATGATTCCGTTCGTGCGGACGCTCAAACAGGCCAAAGCGGTCGTCGAGGCGCTCGCCGAGCAAGGCCTGGAGCGCGGCAAGAACGCGCTGCGCCTTATTATGATGTGCGAGCTACCCTCCAACGCCGTACTGGCCGATGAGTTTCTTGAATATTTCGACGGTTTTTCGATCGGCTCCAACGACATGACCCAGCTCACGCTGGGCCTGGATCGCGACTCGAGCCTGGTCGCCGAGAGCTTCGACGAGCGCGACCCGGCCGTGAAGAAGATGCTCTCGATGGCGATCGCCGCCTGCCGCGCCCAAGGCAAATATGTCGGCATCTGCGGTCAGGGTCCGTCGGATCACAAGGACTTCGCAGACTGGCTCCTCAAGGAAGGGATCACCAGCATCTCGCTCAACCCGGATACCGTCATCGATACCTGGATCTACCTCGCGGAACAGGCAAAGACGCTCTGAGGCTGAACCGCGTCTCGTTGCGTGCATGCCGGTGCCGAGGTCGATAGAGCCTCGGTCAACTCCTGCGACCTCGAGCGGACGCGGTTCAGGACGTCGGGGCGGATGAGCGATCGCGTCATCCGCCGCACGCCCTCGGCGGTCCGTGACGCCAACATGTAGGCCGGGGTGAGCTTGCGAACCCCGGCAGGTCACCGACGCCGCGGATTCCGGCGTTTGCTCTGCTCACCCGGGCCGACCCGTCGATCAAAGGTGTTCACCTTATTTGCGAATCGTTACCGAATTGCTTGCCGGGCTGCACGATGAATAGGACCGGTTACCTGCGGGCACGCACCTCGACCTTGACCAGCGGATGCGCCGCACCATCGCGCACGACGGCGCGATTCCAAGGCACCAAGGCCGTCTGAATCGCCTCGCGAAATCGCGCGCGCTCGGAGCTGTCCAGATCCACGGTGATTAGACAGCGATAGCCGCGAATCCCGAAGCCGTCGTCCGGACGCAACTTCAGATCAAAGCCTGCGGCCGGGATGATGCCTTCCCGACGACAGTCTGCGATGACTTGAATGATGCAGGCCGTCATCGTCTCGGTGTTCAGCTCGGCGTTATGCCGAGAACCCGTCCATCCGAGTGCTCTCGCGCGCATTGCCTCGTCGGGCGCCTCGAGAAGCTGCTGTCGCCGCTCCGTGATCCACTCCCCCGCCACCAACTGCACGGCCACCGAGGCCACGCACTCCGACGCAAACCGTTGACCTGCCAGCGCAACAACCGGGCGCGGAACAAAGGTGCCGTAGAGACGCATCGTCCGATTCATGCACGGCGCCCCGGCCCCGCGATCGGCCAGCACATACCAACGCCGGGCCTCGGCCATCGCATGGGTGTCGCGCACCGCCACCTCGCCGCCGGCACCGAGCTCCCATCCGTCGGGCCAGAGTGCGACCTGATAGGCCGGTAAGGCCGCGACGACACGGGCGGCCCGATCCGGGTGCCCTCCCGCGCTGGCGCCCGCGACCGATCGCTTGAGCCGCAACGGCGACAGGGACGCAAACAGTCTCGACGGACCGGCCGCGAAGGATCGGCTCGGCACCCGCTCAGGACCTCTTGGTGCTGGAAAGATCCCAAAGCGCCGGCGAGTGGAAGAGCCGGGCAAGCTGCAGCTCGCGCTCGCTCTCGAGCTCGCGTGGCATGTGGTCGCCGAAGCGCGTGAAGAGCTCCTCCTGATCGTGGGTCTCGAGTCGAGCCGATTCGCGATCGATATTCATGATCGAGTAGAACCGCTCGCGATCGAAATCCAGCCCGTCCCAGTTGAAGGCCTCATAGTCCGGAATCCAGCCGATCGGGCTCTCGACCGCCGAGCCGTCGTCGTTGCAGCGTTTGACGATCCATTCGAGCACGCGCATGTTCTCGCCGAAGCCCGGCCAGATGAAGCGCCCGTGCTCGTCCTTGCGAAACCAATTGACGCGGAAGATCCGCGGCGGGGTGGAGACGCAGCGCCGACCGATCCGCAGCCAATGCCGCCAATAGTCGGCCATGTTGTAGCCGCAGAAGGGCAGCATTGCCATGGGATCGCGCCGCACCGCCGCCTGCCCGATCGCCGCCGCAGTCGCCTCCGACCCCATGGTCGCGGCCAGATAGACCCCGTGTTCCCAGTTGTAGCTCTGAAAGGCGAGCGGGAAATGCCGACTGACCCGGCCGCCGAACAGGAAGGCACTGATGGGCACGCCCTTGGGGTTCTCCCATTCCGGATCGATCGAGGGGCAGGCCGAGGCGGGTGCGGTGAAGCGCGCATTCGGATGGGCCGCGGGCCGACCGCACCCCGGAGTCCAATCCTCGCCCTTCCAATCGATCAGGTGGTCGGGGGGCTCCTTGGTCATACCCTCCCACCAGACGCCGCCGTCGTCGGTCAATGCGCAATTGGTGAAGATGGCGTTCTCACGCAGCGCCGCCATGGCGTTGGGGTTGGAGTCGTCGTTCGTCCCCGGGGCCACGCCGAACAGGCCGTATTCGGGATTGATCGCGTAAAAACGCCCGTCGGCGGGATTGGGCTTGATCCAGGCGATGTCGTCGCCCACCGTGGTGATCTTCCAGCCCTCGAACCCCTTGGGCGGGATCAGCATGGCGAAGTTGGTCTTTCCGCAGGCGCTCGGGAATGCCGCGGCCACATAGCGCTTCTCATGCTCGGGCGACTCCACGCCCATCACCAACATATGCTCGGCCAGCCAACCCTCGTCGCGCGCCATCACCGAGGCGATGCGCAGCGCGAAACACTTCTTGCCGAGCAGGGCATTGCCGCCGTAACCACTGCCGAAAGACCAGATCTCGCGGGTCTCGGGGAAATGCGCGATGTACTTGTCCTCGATGCTGTTCGCGCAGGGCCAGGGAACATCCTGCTCGCCGGGTTGAAGGGGTGCGCCCACGGAATGCACGCAGGGCACGAAGTCGCCGTGATCGCCCAGGGTATCCAACACTCGCTGGCCCATCCGGGTCATGATCCGCTGGTTCACCACGACATAGGGCGAATCGGTAATCTGTACACCGATATGCGCGATCGGCGAGCCGATTGGACCCATGCTGAACGGGATCACGTAAAGCGTGCGCCCGCGCATGCAGTCTTTGAACAGACCCTTGAGCAGGGCCTTCGCCTTGCGCGGCTCGAGCCAGTTGTTGGTGGGGCCCGCGTCTTCCTCGCGAAGCGAGCAGATGAAGGTGCGGTCCTCGACGCGGGCCACGTCGCTCGGATGCGAGTGGGCAAGAAAGCTGTTGGGATGCTTCTCGGGATTCAGCCGGACGAAGGTGCCGGCATCGACCATCTCGGCGCAGAGTCGGTCGTACTCTTTTTGAGAACCGTCGCACCAGTAAACGCGATCGGGTTGGCACAGCTCGGCCAATTGCGTCACCCAGTCCAGAAGATGACGGTTCTGAGTACGGGTCTCCCCGTCGTGCCTGGTAGTCATGCCGGACTCCTCATTGTTGAAAAGGTGCGCGGAACGGGTGCGAATCGGGGTGAGGATACCTTCAGGACGACCACCGCGCATCGTCGAATGCTCGGAGGAACGGTTTTTCCGATCTCGGCATCGACTCGGACTGAATCCTGCGCACGGTGCCTCGAGGGTTCGGCAGCAGTCTTCCTTCGGCATACGCCGGTGCTCGGCTCGGATGCTGGAACCTCATGACGAGCACGCGTAAGATCGAGATCGATCGCGGCAATTTCCCGACGTCCCTGCCACGGCCGGACCCGTGATGCGTCATGGGCAATAGCGAGACTCCTAAGGTTATGAGGGACCTTGTTCAACCCTGATTCGGCGACGCTGCTCACACTGCGCGACCGCCGGAATCGACGTACCGAGATCATCTTCGACGGTGCCGGACTCGACCGACCCGGCGCGGATTTCACCTCGAGACCGGGATGAAACCTAGCTCATCACGGCAATCAGGATGCGACATGAATGCCTCACGCGACCGGGTGGCCCGACAGGGAGCCCAACTTCACCCCGATCAATCGCGACCGGCCTCGACAACCGGCCCTGCATCGACGACAGTCCGGGCTGTCCGCCTCGGCTGGTCGCTCGCCCTGTGGCTCTGTCTATTCGCGTTCGGGGCGAGCGCCGCCCCGGCCCCCGAGGCGATCGCCGAGCCGGTCGGCGATGCCCTGGACATTGATCGCGCCGAAGCCTCGGCGGATCGGCACGCCTGCCTGCGCTGCCATGCCATGTCGACCCTTGCGTACCGCGATCCCGATGACGGGGAGATCGTCGATCTCTCGATCGATCGCGAGGGCCTCGCGCACTCGGTCCACGGCGAGCTGGCCTGCATCGACTGTCATCGCCGCAGCTATCGACGCTACCCGCACCCGAACCGGCCTGCTCCGGGCGATCTGGACTGTATCGGCTGTCACGAAGACGACGACCACGACCTGAGCCGAGGGTGGATCGACATCGATGCCGAGTTCAAACGCAGCGTCCACGCCGTGTCGGACGCACCGGAGGCCTTGGGTTTCAGTTGCCACTCCTGTCACGATCCGCATCGTTTCCGCCCGGCGGTGGTAGGAGAGCCCATCGCCCGGATCGTACGGAACCACAACGAGGTCTGCCTGTCTTGCCATATGCAGCTGGTCGGGCCGTCGAGTACAAGCCACGACTGGCTGCCGAACCGAGACGCTCACTGGACATCGGTGCGTTGCGTGGACTGTCACACGCCCGTCGCCGTGTTTGCGCATCATGAAATTCTGCCCGCCGAGGACAGCGAGCAGAATTGCGTGAGCTGTCACTCCGCCGACCCGCAGCTCCTCGCGCGGCTCTATCAATTCCGATCGGAGGAGGATATCGCCCGCCGCGGCTTGCTCGCCAAGGCCGTATTCAACGAGGCCTATGTGGTCGGAATGAGCAAAAGCCCGGCGCTCGACCGACTCAGCTTGGTGATCATGGGCCTGATGGTCCTGCTGCTTGCGGCGCACGGCCTCGGTCGCTATCTCGCCCGTCGGGCAAACAGGAGGGCATGATGACATCGCTGTATCTCTATCCGGCTTGGCTGCGGCTTTGGCACTGGATAAACGCGCTCTTGTTCCTGGCCTTGATCGCCTCCGGGGTCAGCATGCATTACGCCGGGGCCGATTGGCTGATGCCCTTCGCCACCGCACGCGTCGTGCACAATACAGCCGGGATATTGCTGACCATCGCTTGGATCGGATTCGTCGTGACGAATGCCCGAAGCGAGAATGCACGCCACTATCGCGTCCGGTTTCGCACACTCATCGGGGATTTGATCGCCCAGACGCGCTACTACATGATCGGAATCTTCCGGCTTGAGCCGCATCCGTTTCACGTCACCGAGGCCATGAAGTTCAACACACTTCAACAACTCAGCTATCTCGGCGTCATGTACGGCCTGATGCCGATCCTCCTCATCAGCGGCTGGGCCTTCCTCTATTCGGTCTATCTGCCGGAGACCCTATTCGGCCTCGGAAGCGTTTGGGTCGTCGCCATGACCCATGTCGTCGTCAGCTATCTTCTGGCACTCTTCCTCTTGGTGCACATGTACATCATTACCACCGGCGAGACGGTCTTTTCGAATCTCCGCGCGATGATCACCGGATGGCATCGCGAAACCGACCCTCCCCGTCCCGAGACCCCGGCTTCAGCCCCGCGTGAGACGCCATGAACGCATTCGCCAAAACCCTGTTGACACCCAAGAACGCACGCCGGCTTCTCGTCACGGTTGCGGTGGGACTGCTCGTCTTGTTCGTGCTCTACAAGGTCGTCTATCCGATCGCTTTCGACGCCTACGTGGGGAAATCAAACGCACCTTTGACCTATGCCAACAGTCAGCCGATCACGGAGGAGGAGCTCGAGGCGATGGCGAACGAGCTCTCTATGAGCGCTCGCCGCGCGGCCGCCGAGGCCATCGTCGGGCAAGACGACAACGCCTTCGCGCGACGGGTCAAGGTCGAGATGCTGATGAACACGCAGTCCTTCATGCGTGAGCACGAGCCGACGCACATCAAGTATTTTCGTGATGCGAAGATTCTGCAGTACGAAGGACCCGAGACCTGCCTGCAGTGCCACGCCACCATCACCGTCCGGCATCACGACGGGCGTCTCTCCGAGGTCGACACCCTCGACGACATCGTCAACTCGGTCCATTTCAAGTTTCAAAGCGACGGCGGCGGCGGATTCTCGACCTACGGCTACGACGGACGCCAGGTGAACGCAGAGGGCAGCCGTCCGATCCCGGTCGGCAAGATCAACCGCGCCTGCGGCATCCCCGGCAGCTTCTCCTGGACCGGCTGGGCGGCGCTGGTGGAGAGTAGGCCAGAATCAACGCATGGCGAGGTTGAGTTACGCAGCGAAGGCTGCGGCCAATGCCATATCGGCGGGAACTATCAGCCGGCGACCGAAAAGATGATGCCGATCGGCGACGTGCCCGATGTCGCCAAAGAGGGGATCGACTGTTTGATCTGTCATTCCAGCAAATACGACATGAACCAGCGATACGTGATCCGCGACGATGTCGGACTGCGTTGGAATCAGGACCGCACGATGCGAGCAGCACTCACCGTGGGGCGCTCGACGACCAAGAACTGTCTGAACTGTCATCAGCACAATATGGGCGGGGATGCCTATCTGCACAACGAGGCCGCAAAGGCACTCGGAGACAAGCACCAGCGCCTGCTGCATACGGGCGCCAAACGCGGCAACCCCTTCAGCCCGCAGGACGACGTGCATGCCGCGGCCGGTCTGCAATGCACCGATTGCCATGTCCCGGAAGGCCACAAGATCCCGCGCGGCCGAATGGGTGTCGATCTCGTCGCCAACGACCTGCCGAATGTCGATGTCTCCTGCATCACCTGTCACAGCGTCGCACCGCACAACCGCTCCGAGCACAAGGCGCTGCTCAACGGGCATCTTGATCGGATCGCCTGCGAGACGTGTCATATCAGGGAGCTCCAGGAGAACAACGTCGTGCTCCGCGACTGGGTTCACCCGACGTGGGATGCGGAGGAAGGCATCTTCACGCCCACCGACATCTATCGCTCCGGCGAGGTCAACAAGGGCTTCACCTTCCTCTGGTTCAACGGCAACGGAACCTTCCTGGCGAACGCCCTGGGCAACAACCCCAATGGCTCGACCGAATACAATCCGCTCATGCACCAACTGGCCCGGATCGATGACCCGGAGGTCGTCGCCGCTGTACGCGAACGAGCGATCGAGCTGAAGAAGACCTATCCGGATATCGATGTGGATGCCTATGTCGAAGCCGCGACCGATCCGCTCTCCCAACTCACGCCCGAGCAATTGGACGAGCGGCGTCGAATGCTGGACGAAAACCTGCGTGCGCACATGAACAACGGGGAGAGCCG
This region includes:
- a CDS encoding cytochrome c3 family protein, yielding MNAFAKTLLTPKNARRLLVTVAVGLLVLFVLYKVVYPIAFDAYVGKSNAPLTYANSQPITEEELEAMANELSMSARRAAAEAIVGQDDNAFARRVKVEMLMNTQSFMREHEPTHIKYFRDAKILQYEGPETCLQCHATITVRHHDGRLSEVDTLDDIVNSVHFKFQSDGGGGFSTYGYDGRQVNAEGSRPIPVGKINRACGIPGSFSWTGWAALVESRPESTHGEVELRSEGCGQCHIGGNYQPATEKMMPIGDVPDVAKEGIDCLICHSSKYDMNQRYVIRDDVGLRWNQDRTMRAALTVGRSTTKNCLNCHQHNMGGDAYLHNEAAKALGDKHQRLLHTGAKRGNPFSPQDDVHAAAGLQCTDCHVPEGHKIPRGRMGVDLVANDLPNVDVSCITCHSVAPHNRSEHKALLNGHLDRIACETCHIRELQENNVVLRDWVHPTWDAEEGIFTPTDIYRSGEVNKGFTFLWFNGNGTFLANALGNNPNGSTEYNPLMHQLARIDDPEVVAAVRERAIELKKTYPDIDVDAYVEAATDPLSQLTPEQLDERRRMLDENLRAHMNNGESRIYPFKLFNAMMYEDMGNQGPFGAMILPFDYATYYETGDTTASVKQAIRDPIVQRMYQEPFKLYMMDEFMAYFGVSGGWKTDYPLVDGTLENVEPKWMRQMGSLMVNHGIQPVGRDCVECHSPDGILDYRALGYSEERAAELETLDMVENLRPAAKLSAKGDGWSRIR